CTCAGCCCTGAACGGTGGGCGTTCAAGCTGACCCACATCCTGAACGCGGTCCACGGCGATGGCCGAGACCGTTTCCCAGTAGATGTGAAGGCTGTAGCCAAGGAGATTTCCAATCAGCTTTTTCCGGACGATCCTGTAACCCGTGTCAAAGGGGCCTCGTTACCCGGATTTGAGGGATCGCTCCACAAGGCTCCGCCGGGTAAGAAAGGGTGGGGCATCTTTTATAACTCGGACATCACTTCTCCCGGCCGGATCAACTTCACGCTGGCGCACGAGTTTGGGCACTACCTGCTCCATCGCCTTGCGCATCCAGATGGAATCGATTGCAACGCGCGGGACATCGTACGCTGGGAATCGGAGTACCGGCAGATCGAGCATCAGGCGAATGTTTTTGCTGCCAACTTGTTGATGCCGCTCGACGATTTTAGACGGAGTATCGGCGACCAGGACAAGCCGGGGTTTGAAGAACTTGGCGAGTGTGCCAGAAGATACGAGGTTTCTCTGATCGCGGCCGCCCTGCGTTGGATTCAATACACGCGGCGGAGAGCAATGCTCGTTCTCTCACGGGATGAGTTCGTGTTGTGGGCACGGTCTAGCAAGCGCGCGTTTCGAACGCGCTTGTACATCAAGACAGCGGATCGTCCTCCTGTTCCTGTACCACCATCGGCGCTGGCTGCTCGCCAGCATGAGCTGGATGCGTGCAGAGGGTCCACGAGACATGCGCCAGGTGTCTGGTTTCCCGAAGACTGCGAGGAACTCGTTCTGTTTTCGGATCAGTACGACTTCACCATTTCATTGCTGCACTTCAGTGATACAGTGGACAGTCTTGAGCAGGACGAAGAAGCGGAAGAAGATGTTTCTGCTCGATATGACAAGTTACTCAATCGTTAGATGTGAGCGCCAGCAGGGTGGGGAAGCACCCAGAAGTTCACTCATGCAACGACTGGGGAGTCGCCGAGTGGAGATGAATCTCGGGAAAGTCCCCTGGACGAGCTGGTGATGCTGCACCACTTTGCATAACCGGCGAAATCGAATCCGCAGCTCGATGCTGTGTTTGCACGGTTTGCGGTGCAATGGAGGATCTCATGGTGTCGACTGATCTGCTTTCTGAACAGAAGTACGCGGAGCAGAATCGTGCGCGGATCATCCGTCGGTTGCCGCCAAAGTTGGTAGCGAAAGAGGAAGGTCTGCTGCCGATATTCCAGAAGAGCAAGCGTAAGCCATTGAGAAAGCTGGAACTACTCTTCGAGTTCATGGACGAACTCCACGGAGCCATCCGTCCATATCTGCCGTGCAAGAAAGGCTGTTCGTTATGTTGCCACAACCAGGCGATTGATGTCACGGAGTTGGAGATCGC
The nucleotide sequence above comes from Thiocapsa rosea. Encoded proteins:
- a CDS encoding ImmA/IrrE family metallo-endopeptidase, whose translation is MSDEALSPERWAFKLTHILNAVHGDGRDRFPVDVKAVAKEISNQLFPDDPVTRVKGASLPGFEGSLHKAPPGKKGWGIFYNSDITSPGRINFTLAHEFGHYLLHRLAHPDGIDCNARDIVRWESEYRQIEHQANVFAANLLMPLDDFRRSIGDQDKPGFEELGECARRYEVSLIAAALRWIQYTRRRAMLVLSRDEFVLWARSSKRAFRTRLYIKTADRPPVPVPPSALAARQHELDACRGSTRHAPGVWFPEDCEELVLFSDQYDFTISLLHFSDTVDSLEQDEEAEEDVSARYDKLLNR